In a single window of the Cupriavidus sp. P-10 genome:
- the fdxA gene encoding ferredoxin FdxA, producing MTFVVTDACIQCRHTDCVEVCPMTCFHEGPNFLAIDPDQCIDCSMCVPMCPVGAIYSEHDLPEDKRHFIALNAELSRRPDWPPLFAAKGPLEGHEQWADHPDRLALLVR from the coding sequence ATGACCTTTGTCGTGACGGATGCCTGCATCCAGTGCCGCCATACCGATTGCGTCGAAGTCTGCCCGATGACGTGCTTCCACGAAGGGCCCAACTTCCTCGCCATCGACCCCGACCAGTGCATCGACTGCTCGATGTGCGTGCCGATGTGCCCCGTGGGCGCCATCTACTCCGAGCATGACCTGCCCGAAGACAAGCGCCATTTCATCGCGCTGAACGCCGAGCTGTCGCGCCGGCCGGACTGGCCGCCGCTGTTTGCGGCCAAGGGGCCGCTCGAAGGCCATGAGCAATGGGCGGATCATCCTGACCGCCTGGCGCTGCTGGTGCGCTAG
- a CDS encoding substrate-binding domain-containing protein — MLRISIHPHLQIRDDATPGTEALDVSRLVALLGHIEESGSISHSAQAVSLSYRYAWGILRDAEALFGGPLIDKTRGRGSALTPLAQQLVWASKRIGARLSPTLDSLASELEIELKKLMEQSEAAVRLHASHGFAVAALRDFLDEQHVRHDLKYCGSVEAVAALAEGACDIAGFHVPVGEFEHGMWRHFTRWLKPDTHCLVHLAVRSQGLFVRPGNPLGIRTLEDLTRREVRFVNRQVGSGTRLLLDLMLAARNIDPARIEGYSNGEFTHAAVAAYIGSGMADVGFGVETAARRFGLGFEPVIKERYFFAIEKSMLRSAALSGAVGALTSEAFRQRVNALPGYDGALTGSVLTLEDAFPDYAGTR; from the coding sequence ATGCTCCGTATCTCGATCCATCCTCACCTGCAAATCCGCGACGATGCCACGCCCGGCACCGAAGCCCTTGACGTATCCCGGCTGGTTGCCCTGCTCGGCCATATCGAGGAATCGGGCAGCATCAGTCACTCGGCACAGGCGGTGTCGCTGTCGTACCGCTACGCCTGGGGCATCCTGCGCGATGCCGAGGCGCTGTTCGGCGGTCCACTGATCGACAAGACCCGCGGGCGCGGCAGCGCGCTGACGCCGCTGGCGCAGCAGCTGGTGTGGGCCAGCAAGCGCATCGGCGCGCGGCTGTCGCCGACGCTGGACAGCCTGGCATCAGAGCTGGAAATCGAACTGAAGAAGCTGATGGAGCAGTCCGAGGCGGCGGTGCGGCTGCATGCCAGCCACGGCTTTGCGGTGGCCGCGCTGCGCGACTTCCTCGACGAGCAACATGTGCGGCACGACCTGAAATACTGCGGCAGCGTCGAGGCGGTGGCGGCGCTGGCCGAGGGCGCGTGCGATATCGCCGGCTTCCACGTGCCGGTCGGCGAGTTCGAGCATGGCATGTGGCGCCACTTCACCAGGTGGCTCAAGCCCGACACGCACTGCCTGGTGCATCTGGCGGTGCGCAGCCAGGGCTTGTTCGTGCGGCCGGGCAACCCGCTCGGGATCCGCACGCTGGAAGACCTGACCCGGCGCGAGGTGCGCTTCGTCAACCGGCAGGTGGGCTCGGGCACCCGGCTGCTGCTCGACCTGATGCTGGCCGCGCGCAACATCGACCCGGCACGGATCGAGGGCTACAGCAACGGTGAGTTCACCCACGCCGCGGTGGCGGCATATATCGGCAGCGGCATGGCGGATGTGGGCTTCGGCGTGGAAACCGCGGCGCGGCGCTTTGGCCTGGGTTTCGAGCCGGTGATCAAGGAGCGCTACTTCTTCGCCATCGAAAAATCGATGCTGCGCAGCGCGGCGCTGTCCGGCGCGGTGGGCGCGCTGACCAGCGAGGCGTTCCGCCAGCGCGTCAATGCGCTGCCGGGCTATGACGGCGCGCTGACCGGCAGCGTGCTGACGCTGGAAGACGCGTTCCCCGACTACGCCGGCACGCGCTAG
- a CDS encoding formate dehydrogenase subunit gamma, producing MPDIAPNAQASADAIDAIVAARQDMPGALLPILHEIQDTQGHIPDTAVPVIARALNLSRAEVHGVITFYHHFRQEPAGRHVIQVCRAEACQAVGAEALADHARRALGCGFHETTADGAVTLEPVYCLGQCACGPAVMVGEQLHGYVDAKRFDALVRSLREAQAANETAEVQA from the coding sequence ATGCCAGACATCGCTCCCAACGCCCAGGCCTCCGCCGACGCGATCGACGCCATCGTGGCCGCGCGGCAGGACATGCCGGGCGCCTTGCTGCCGATCCTGCACGAGATCCAGGACACGCAGGGCCATATCCCGGACACGGCCGTGCCCGTGATCGCCCGGGCACTGAACCTGTCGCGCGCCGAGGTGCATGGCGTGATCACCTTCTATCACCACTTCCGCCAGGAGCCGGCCGGACGCCATGTGATCCAGGTGTGCCGGGCCGAAGCCTGCCAGGCCGTCGGCGCCGAGGCGCTGGCCGACCATGCCAGGCGCGCGCTGGGCTGCGGCTTCCATGAAACCACCGCCGACGGCGCGGTCACGCTGGAGCCGGTCTACTGCCTGGGCCAGTGCGCGTGCGGCCCGGCCGTGATGGTCGGCGAGCAGTTGCACGGCTATGTCGATGCGAAGCGCTTCGATGCGCTGGTCCGGTCGCTGCGCGAAGCGCAGGCCGCCAACGAAACCGCGGAGGTCCAGGCATGA
- a CDS encoding formate dehydrogenase beta subunit: MSAAITTIFVPRDSTALALGADDVARAIEREAASRGEAVRIVRNGSRGMFWLEPLVEVQTEAGRVAYGPVSAADVPALFDAGLLQGGAHALAHGLTEEIPFLKKQERLTFARVGITDPLSLDDYRAHEGFAGLERALSMAPAEIVQEVTDSGLRGRGGAAFPTGIKWKTVLGAQSAIKYIVCNADEGDSGTFSDRMVMEDDPFTLIEGMTIAGLAVGAEHGYIYCRSEYPHAIAVLESAIGIANAAGWLGDDIRGSGKRFQLEVRKGAGAYVCGEETALLESLEGKRGVVRAKPPLPALEGLFGKPTVINNVISLATVPVILARGAQYYRDYGMGRSRGTLPFQLAGNIRQGGLVEKAFGVTLRELLVDYGGGTRSGRAIRAVQVGGPLGAYLPESRFDVPLDYEAYAAFGGVVGHGGIVVFDETVDMARQARYAMEFCAVESCGKCTPCRIGSTRGVEVMDKIIAGEQPVKHVKLVRDLCDTMLYGSLCAMGGMTPYPVLSALNEFPEDFGLAPNRTTVPAKAA; this comes from the coding sequence ATGAGCGCCGCCATCACGACTATCTTCGTGCCGCGCGATTCCACCGCGCTGGCGCTGGGCGCCGATGACGTGGCCCGTGCGATCGAACGCGAAGCCGCCAGCCGCGGCGAGGCGGTGCGCATCGTCCGCAACGGCTCGCGTGGCATGTTCTGGCTGGAGCCGCTGGTCGAGGTGCAGACCGAAGCGGGGCGCGTGGCCTATGGCCCGGTCAGCGCGGCAGACGTGCCGGCGCTGTTCGACGCCGGCCTGCTGCAGGGCGGCGCGCATGCGCTGGCGCACGGCCTGACCGAAGAGATCCCGTTCCTGAAGAAGCAGGAGCGCCTGACCTTTGCCCGCGTCGGTATCACCGACCCGCTGTCGCTGGATGACTACCGCGCGCATGAAGGTTTTGCCGGCCTGGAGCGCGCGCTGTCGATGGCCCCCGCCGAGATCGTGCAGGAAGTCACCGACTCCGGCCTGCGCGGCCGCGGCGGCGCGGCGTTCCCCACCGGCATCAAGTGGAAGACCGTGCTGGGCGCGCAATCGGCCATCAAGTACATCGTCTGCAATGCCGACGAAGGCGACTCGGGCACGTTCTCCGACCGCATGGTGATGGAAGACGACCCGTTCACGCTGATCGAAGGCATGACCATCGCCGGCCTCGCCGTCGGCGCCGAGCATGGCTACATCTACTGCCGCTCGGAGTACCCGCACGCGATTGCCGTGCTGGAAAGCGCGATCGGCATCGCCAACGCTGCCGGCTGGCTCGGCGACGATATCCGCGGCAGTGGCAAGCGCTTCCAGCTGGAAGTGCGCAAGGGCGCCGGCGCCTATGTCTGCGGCGAGGAAACCGCGCTGCTGGAAAGCCTGGAAGGCAAGCGCGGCGTGGTGCGCGCCAAGCCGCCGCTGCCGGCGCTGGAGGGTTTGTTCGGCAAGCCCACCGTCATCAACAACGTGATCTCGCTGGCCACCGTGCCGGTGATCCTGGCGCGCGGCGCGCAGTACTACCGTGACTACGGCATGGGCCGTTCGCGCGGCACGCTGCCGTTCCAGCTGGCCGGCAATATCAGGCAGGGCGGGCTGGTGGAAAAGGCGTTCGGCGTCACGCTGCGCGAGCTGCTGGTCGACTACGGCGGCGGCACCCGCAGCGGCCGCGCCATCCGCGCGGTGCAGGTGGGCGGGCCGCTGGGCGCCTACCTGCCGGAGTCGCGCTTCGACGTGCCGCTGGACTATGAGGCTTACGCCGCGTTTGGCGGCGTGGTCGGCCACGGCGGCATCGTGGTGTTCGACGAGACCGTCGACATGGCAAGGCAGGCGCGCTACGCAATGGAGTTCTGCGCGGTCGAATCGTGCGGCAAGTGCACGCCGTGCCGGATCGGCTCGACCCGCGGCGTCGAGGTGATGGACAAGATCATCGCCGGCGAGCAGCCAGTGAAGCACGTCAAGCTGGTGCGCGACCTGTGCGACACCATGCTGTACGGCTCGCTCTGCGCCATGGGCGGCATGACGCCGTACCCGGTGCTGTCCGCGCTGAATGAATTCCCCGAGGACTTCGGCCTCGCCCCTAATCGGACCACTGTGCCGGCCAAGGC